One stretch of Phycisphaerales bacterium DNA includes these proteins:
- a CDS encoding right-handed parallel beta-helix repeat-containing protein, with protein MLLPMSLFLGGHQRFASRNVCLSRSSVVAMIVAVSFMACSVHGQDFVSTVKNVKSPIMVQVDPTSTSTSAQTISAAAASNPDRVILILVDALPLAAADYSTQKLARLERDLVSMLEKTKAQAGNVKLSVYGLPAKDRGSMSQAAATRINHKLHKAIKILDVFVPHPSSARSGSRSVRNYFLDKKGYATELAGDRGIMVEVNNKWRCWYPSKEEQRQRQEDRFERNASEAFEKQISDRVEAYYESAIGSDHCFWDFDADGVVSSDDWSAFIIEWKRWPKLKDRDRDGDGRPDWKDLCPKDENKFEPADCGCGNEDVDLNGNGIPDCVDPSPSMFLDAPSSHIIGNGEDLRLDVSGQHESQGMSVVFRSTRSGISASQGLYVDYQKPFEYPSEAIDLIEPGFVTAQALVRIEGDVVETISHALEIIDSEEDAGSGDDDEQSDSGDDSSDDSSDDSSGDSSGDSDTSGGNGSGGNTNGGGGNSSGDDSSDDSAGNDDDSDDSDQDNEAGQDDNASFWSEAEPSADTRVVYVSSSEGDDSNSGFSENDAVRTLEKAESRMRDGFPDWLLLKRGDVWDEGFGAWTLCGRSESEPMIVGAYGSGTERPHLRPPSKGFYLLGSPKHLWITSLRITRTEYSQHGSGVYMHLSGSDGEDLLLEDLYISGFDPNIGLSAVNESLVFRNLRIRGVVSVDAVRLLQDGTQGTGTTTQGLFLNHIDGALIERCVFDHNGRSQDPNLNISGIHGHNVYCQLNTKNIVVRDSIFANAGSHALKLLGGGMVEDCLFLKNPMNLLCGISDASFAYYSDNPVPGATTSTIRNNAILGSQPINSSTPRGYGIQLANCKDTVVEDNVLANMTSQSGFGISIEIADGIACDNVKIIDNYVLKWLGMAMVVNLNDEIDYDLKIKRNHFAGSHQTGAGQSFMLRLSEPELASEIAFQDNTYYVDSVSVFSWIGNQWLDYGQWQASANDVGSVNEAHLAGRWDSLTIEAYQSSIGKTSSLNAFISKARNQQKGSWDDRYSPEAVLDYLFQERASIIQSH; from the coding sequence ATGCTATTGCCAATGTCTTTGTTTTTAGGCGGTCATCAGCGGTTTGCAAGCCGAAATGTCTGTCTATCGAGAAGTTCTGTTGTGGCAATGATTGTGGCTGTGTCTTTCATGGCATGCAGTGTTCATGGCCAAGATTTCGTGTCAACAGTTAAGAACGTAAAATCGCCGATCATGGTTCAAGTAGATCCTACTTCTACTTCAACTTCAGCGCAAACGATTTCTGCAGCAGCAGCAAGCAATCCTGATCGCGTTATATTAATTCTTGTTGATGCACTTCCTTTGGCTGCAGCAGACTACTCAACGCAAAAATTAGCTCGATTAGAACGCGATCTCGTGAGCATGCTTGAAAAGACCAAGGCTCAAGCTGGAAACGTAAAGCTAAGTGTCTACGGTTTGCCGGCGAAAGATAGAGGCTCGATGTCTCAGGCTGCAGCGACGCGGATCAATCACAAGCTCCATAAAGCTATAAAAATTTTAGACGTATTTGTTCCTCACCCATCGTCTGCTCGTTCGGGCTCGAGAAGTGTGCGGAATTACTTTCTTGATAAAAAGGGATATGCAACGGAGCTTGCTGGAGACCGTGGCATTATGGTCGAAGTCAACAATAAGTGGCGCTGTTGGTATCCATCAAAAGAAGAGCAGCGTCAGAGACAGGAAGATCGTTTTGAGCGCAATGCCAGCGAGGCGTTTGAGAAACAAATTTCAGATCGCGTCGAAGCGTATTACGAATCAGCAATAGGCAGTGATCATTGTTTCTGGGATTTTGATGCCGATGGGGTAGTCAGTAGTGATGACTGGTCAGCGTTTATTATTGAATGGAAGCGATGGCCAAAGTTAAAAGACCGGGACCGTGATGGTGATGGGCGACCTGATTGGAAGGATCTTTGCCCAAAGGATGAGAATAAGTTCGAGCCAGCTGATTGTGGTTGCGGCAACGAAGATGTTGATCTCAATGGCAACGGTATTCCAGATTGCGTGGATCCAAGTCCTTCGATGTTCTTAGATGCGCCTTCCAGTCATATCATCGGAAATGGCGAAGATTTGCGCCTTGATGTCAGTGGTCAGCATGAATCTCAAGGCATGTCCGTGGTGTTTCGATCAACGAGGTCAGGCATAAGTGCATCGCAGGGCTTGTATGTTGATTATCAAAAACCCTTTGAGTATCCAAGTGAAGCGATCGATCTGATTGAGCCAGGTTTTGTAACTGCGCAGGCCTTAGTGCGTATTGAAGGTGATGTTGTTGAGACAATTTCGCATGCTTTAGAAATTATTGATTCTGAAGAAGATGCTGGATCTGGCGATGATGATGAGCAGTCAGATAGTGGTGATGATTCAAGTGATGATTCAAGTGATGACTCAAGTGGTGACTCAAGTGGTGATTCTGATACGTCTGGTGGCAATGGTTCTGGCGGTAACACGAATGGTGGTGGCGGGAACAGTTCTGGTGATGATTCGTCTGATGATTCAGCCGGCAACGATGACGATTCAGATGATTCTGATCAGGACAATGAAGCAGGGCAAGATGACAATGCGAGCTTCTGGTCTGAGGCCGAACCAAGTGCAGACACCAGAGTGGTCTATGTCAGCTCATCAGAGGGCGATGACTCAAACAGTGGTTTTAGTGAAAACGATGCTGTGCGTACGCTTGAGAAAGCGGAGTCGCGAATGCGTGATGGTTTTCCTGATTGGCTGTTGCTTAAGCGAGGTGACGTTTGGGACGAAGGTTTCGGTGCTTGGACATTGTGTGGTCGGTCTGAGAGTGAGCCAATGATCGTTGGCGCTTACGGGTCTGGAACCGAGCGGCCCCATCTTCGGCCGCCAAGTAAAGGGTTCTATCTACTGGGAAGTCCAAAACACTTGTGGATCACGAGTTTGCGCATTACGAGAACGGAATACTCGCAGCATGGCAGTGGTGTATATATGCACTTAAGTGGTAGCGATGGTGAAGATTTATTGCTCGAAGATCTTTATATCTCGGGATTTGATCCAAACATTGGCTTGTCTGCAGTAAACGAAAGCCTTGTGTTTAGGAATCTCAGAATACGAGGCGTGGTGAGTGTCGATGCGGTGCGATTGTTACAGGATGGTACCCAAGGCACAGGCACCACGACGCAGGGCCTGTTTCTAAATCATATTGATGGTGCATTGATTGAGCGCTGTGTCTTTGATCACAATGGTCGTTCGCAGGATCCCAATCTAAATATCTCAGGCATACATGGTCACAATGTGTACTGTCAGCTGAACACGAAAAATATTGTCGTTCGTGATTCAATCTTCGCAAATGCAGGTAGTCATGCCCTGAAGTTGCTTGGCGGTGGTATGGTAGAGGATTGCCTCTTCTTGAAAAATCCAATGAACCTGCTCTGTGGTATTTCAGACGCTTCATTCGCATATTACAGTGACAATCCTGTCCCTGGCGCGACGACGTCAACGATTCGAAACAATGCCATTCTTGGTAGTCAGCCAATCAATTCATCGACGCCTCGTGGCTATGGTATTCAACTTGCAAATTGTAAAGACACGGTTGTTGAGGACAACGTGCTTGCAAATATGACATCACAAAGTGGCTTTGGTATCAGTATTGAAATCGCTGATGGAATTGCCTGTGACAATGTGAAGATTATTGATAACTACGTCCTTAAATGGTTGGGTATGGCGATGGTAGTTAACTTGAATGACGAGATCGATTATGATTTAAAAATCAAACGTAATCATTTTGCCGGGAGTCACCAAACTGGCGCTGGCCAGAGCTTTATGCTGCGATTATCTGAGCCTGAACTTGCAAGCGAGATTGCATTCCAGGACAACACATACTATGTCGATTCCGTTTCGGTCTTCTCTTGGATTGGGAACCAGTGGCTAGATTATGGCCAGTGGCAGGCCTCTGCGAATGATGTTGGTAGCGTTAATGAAGCTCACCTTGCCGGTCGATGGGACAGCCTAACGATCGAGGCATATCAGTCCTCTATTGGAAAGACGTCATCGCTTAATGCATTTATTTCAAAGGCGCGTAATCAGCAAAAAGGATCTTGGGACGATCGTTATTCCCCTGAAGCTGTACTGGATTACCTCTTTCAGGAGCGAGCTAGCATCATTCAATCCCACTAA
- a CDS encoding glycosyltransferase family 4 protein gives MRGTKRKDQLVADHCPVASGDRQLRITIVLSGLGLSGGVRCVGQLSRALTERGHKVVLVAGKQKRSKWWPKRPAHIKTKYRELIARLNKRDGHLKSLGVSCFISQEDSVDFRDVPDADLVLGTWWQSVEEINGWPASKGLKAHYVQGHDAYAADAYKNSRGEILNRISEIYRLPIKKFVVSKWLVSLLEELYQAKDVTYVPNAIDPKQFFTGVREKPACPLVGFLYSAMDIKAPEVAFDALRIVQQRYPDTRVISYGMRGLNKKYAKKLRNHRHFILPSISQLRSLYQQSSCWVASSRSEGFGLPGFEANACGCPIVSTACGGPEDYIDDGVNGYLVPVDDPVAMASAIGCVIEFSSDQWSTMSAAGAARASEFSWDETAKRFEEGVYSYLRGKSVTESSSWPVL, from the coding sequence ATGCGAGGTACGAAAAGAAAAGATCAGTTGGTGGCGGACCATTGCCCAGTTGCATCTGGCGATCGGCAATTGCGTATCACAATCGTCTTGAGTGGCCTGGGGCTGTCTGGGGGAGTCCGTTGTGTTGGTCAATTGTCCCGTGCTCTTACTGAACGGGGGCACAAAGTTGTTCTTGTTGCCGGTAAACAAAAGCGGAGCAAATGGTGGCCTAAACGCCCCGCTCACATCAAAACCAAATATCGAGAGTTGATAGCACGTCTGAATAAGCGAGATGGTCATTTGAAATCGCTTGGTGTTTCCTGCTTTATCTCACAGGAGGATTCGGTGGATTTCAGGGATGTTCCTGACGCAGATCTTGTCTTAGGCACCTGGTGGCAGTCAGTAGAAGAGATTAATGGGTGGCCTGCATCGAAGGGTCTTAAGGCACATTATGTCCAGGGCCATGATGCATATGCAGCTGATGCCTATAAGAATTCGCGCGGCGAGATCCTCAATAGGATCTCCGAAATATATCGATTGCCGATAAAGAAATTTGTGGTTTCTAAATGGCTTGTCTCTTTGCTTGAAGAATTGTATCAAGCGAAAGATGTTACTTATGTTCCTAATGCAATTGACCCGAAGCAATTCTTTACTGGAGTGCGTGAGAAGCCTGCGTGCCCTCTCGTTGGCTTCTTGTATTCAGCGATGGATATTAAGGCTCCAGAAGTTGCATTTGACGCGTTGCGAATTGTGCAGCAAAGATATCCTGATACTCGCGTGATCTCTTACGGTATGCGTGGCCTTAATAAAAAATATGCTAAAAAGCTGAGGAATCATCGCCACTTTATTCTGCCGAGCATTTCTCAATTGCGTTCGCTGTATCAGCAGAGTTCATGCTGGGTAGCATCGTCTCGTTCAGAAGGGTTCGGGCTTCCTGGCTTTGAGGCCAATGCTTGTGGTTGTCCAATCGTGTCAACCGCTTGTGGTGGCCCCGAGGACTATATTGATGATGGTGTGAATGGTTATTTGGTCCCCGTGGATGATCCAGTTGCCATGGCGAGTGCCATCGGTTGTGTTATCGAGTTTTCATCAGACCAATGGTCCACGATGAGTGCTGCTGGTGCTGCACGCGCCTCAGAGTTTAGTTGGGATGAGACGGCCAAGCGCTTTGAGGAAGGTGTTTATAGCTATTTACGTGGCAAATCTGTAACGGAAAGTTCATCATGGCCGGTCTTGTAA
- a CDS encoding glycosyltransferase family 2 protein, whose product MMQLLVVILNYRTPELVIDCLSSMVDEVLFMDGVHVVVLDNASGDQSCQKIQSAIEEHEWSTWCELREAKVNGGFSAGNNRGMEFYEASFYLLLNSDTIVHPGALSELLKRADECPHAGMVGPKILQPDGSVDDSVFRMPRPLSELVRGAHLSVIDRMFRQHVITDTDSSMPTRGMWLSFAAVLLRGETFKQVGPMDEGFFMYFEDIDYGHRVEAAEWEIAYAERSQVTHLGGGSSADGQAGGGSRPRGPRYFYEARARYFCKHYGIAGLWCANILWTLGKGLSLIRQVTSGRPSHCRCSEARDIWIRSLRPLRPPSIHSKGRAT is encoded by the coding sequence ATGATGCAGCTTCTTGTTGTGATATTAAACTACCGGACTCCGGAATTGGTGATTGACTGCCTGTCATCTATGGTGGATGAAGTGCTGTTCATGGACGGCGTACATGTCGTCGTTCTAGACAATGCCTCTGGCGATCAGTCGTGCCAGAAAATCCAGAGTGCGATTGAAGAGCATGAATGGTCTACATGGTGTGAGCTTCGAGAAGCAAAGGTCAACGGTGGTTTTTCTGCTGGCAATAATAGGGGTATGGAGTTTTATGAGGCATCGTTCTATCTGTTATTGAATTCAGATACGATCGTCCATCCAGGCGCTTTGTCAGAACTACTAAAAAGAGCAGATGAATGTCCGCATGCAGGTATGGTTGGGCCAAAAATTCTGCAGCCCGACGGAAGTGTGGATGACAGCGTATTCCGAATGCCTAGGCCGCTTTCGGAACTGGTTCGTGGCGCCCATTTGTCAGTTATTGATCGCATGTTTAGGCAACATGTGATTACAGACACAGATTCGAGTATGCCAACTCGTGGGATGTGGCTCAGTTTTGCGGCAGTGCTATTGCGAGGAGAGACATTCAAGCAAGTCGGACCGATGGATGAAGGTTTCTTCATGTACTTTGAAGATATTGATTATGGCCATCGCGTGGAGGCAGCAGAATGGGAGATTGCTTATGCCGAAAGGTCGCAGGTCACGCATTTAGGCGGTGGATCTTCTGCGGATGGTCAGGCGGGTGGGGGATCGCGGCCCCGTGGTCCAAGGTATTTTTATGAGGCCAGGGCTCGATACTTTTGTAAGCACTATGGCATTGCCGGTCTGTGGTGTGCCAATATACTCTGGACGCTTGGTAAAGGACTATCTTTGATTCGACAGGTTACCTCAGGTCGGCCCTCGCACTGTCGTTGTTCAGAAGCGAGAGATATTTGGATTCGTAGCTTACGTCCTCTGCGACCGCCAAGCATTCATAGCAAGGGCCGTGCGACATGA
- a CDS encoding glycosyltransferase, with translation MMSQVSQKHALARCVVVVIGRNEGQRLTLALEQLKRIGCPVVYVDSDSSDSSVEDASAMGIPVLELDSSQGLSAAKARNAGARWASEMYPEVEFFQFIDGDCLMDTQWLPRAISAMDGPDMVGVCGRCQEMYPEASIYNKLCDMEWDGPVGLIEATGGNVMIRRSSFEHVGGFDPTLVAGEEPELCFRLRSQGGSILRIDAKMVLHDADMHHFSQWWKRCLRGGYADAASQWKHRGRPGHFRRRAVLSALLWGLFIPCFIIILSLITAGIGVVLLVLYPLLGYRIRRRMRARGIGKKAAMLYAVACVVSKFSGVLGIALYHWRRISGQRPTLIEHKPSPSCTEGRSSL, from the coding sequence ATGATGAGTCAAGTAAGCCAAAAACATGCCCTAGCTCGATGCGTGGTTGTTGTCATTGGTCGTAATGAAGGGCAGCGGCTCACCTTGGCTTTAGAGCAGCTCAAGCGTATTGGTTGTCCAGTGGTGTATGTTGATTCCGACTCTAGCGACAGTAGCGTTGAGGACGCGTCGGCGATGGGTATTCCTGTTCTTGAATTAGATTCTTCGCAGGGGTTATCAGCTGCAAAGGCACGGAATGCGGGCGCTAGGTGGGCAAGTGAGATGTATCCAGAGGTCGAGTTTTTCCAGTTCATAGATGGTGACTGTCTGATGGATACACAATGGCTGCCCAGGGCCATCTCTGCAATGGATGGCCCAGATATGGTGGGGGTTTGTGGTCGCTGCCAGGAAATGTATCCCGAGGCCTCAATCTACAACAAGCTCTGCGATATGGAGTGGGATGGTCCTGTTGGTCTCATTGAGGCGACGGGGGGGAACGTGATGATTCGGCGCAGCTCATTCGAGCATGTTGGGGGATTCGACCCCACATTGGTTGCCGGTGAAGAGCCGGAATTGTGTTTTCGTTTACGATCACAAGGTGGATCCATTCTGCGAATAGATGCAAAAATGGTTCTCCATGATGCTGATATGCATCACTTTTCACAGTGGTGGAAGCGTTGTTTGCGAGGAGGCTATGCAGATGCAGCGAGCCAGTGGAAGCATCGTGGGCGACCAGGCCATTTTCGTCGTCGCGCGGTTCTGTCCGCACTCTTGTGGGGGCTTTTTATACCTTGTTTTATCATTATCTTATCGCTCATAACAGCTGGCATTGGTGTTGTTTTGTTGGTGTTGTACCCGCTCTTGGGCTACCGCATTCGTCGCAGGATGCGGGCTAGAGGCATTGGAAAAAAGGCGGCAATGCTCTATGCAGTTGCGTGCGTGGTTTCAAAGTTTTCTGGAGTCCTGGGCATTGCTTTGTATCATTGGCGCCGAATAAGCGGTCAGCGACCGACGTTGATTGAGCATAAGCCATCCCCGAGTTGCACAGAAGGTAGGTCGTCTCTGTGA
- a CDS encoding glycosyltransferase family A protein yields MSHKILVITPCHNEASFIGETIRSMAAQTLKAACWIIVDDGSIDNTLPIIERSCQSLDWIQLHKINRSGGRVLGAAVIHAFYNGLDQVDWTKYDYICKLDGDISLPEQYFEIMVQKMEADPKLGTCSGKAYYRTSAGYRVSEKVGDEMSLGAVKFYRRECFEQIGGFVPEVMWDGIDCHRCRMLGWRACSLPSLDLEVQHMRPMGSSDRGVLRGRRRHGAGQYFMGTGFVYLFLSAIYRLKWPPVIRGSLATVRGYLGASVRRKPRYPDVSFRKFLRRYQRRCIWQGKSRATESIDRSQVVTWSSEKRRTLSQRDLLS; encoded by the coding sequence GTGAGTCATAAAATCCTCGTCATTACACCATGCCATAATGAGGCATCTTTCATTGGTGAAACGATTAGATCGATGGCCGCACAGACCCTGAAAGCAGCATGTTGGATCATTGTCGACGATGGATCTATTGATAACACGTTGCCTATCATTGAACGATCGTGTCAAAGTCTAGATTGGATTCAACTACATAAGATAAATCGATCGGGTGGGCGGGTTCTTGGAGCCGCCGTTATTCATGCTTTCTATAACGGACTGGATCAAGTTGATTGGACTAAGTACGACTATATATGCAAATTAGATGGTGATATTAGTTTGCCAGAGCAGTACTTCGAAATCATGGTTCAAAAGATGGAAGCAGATCCAAAGCTCGGAACTTGCAGCGGAAAAGCATATTACCGAACAAGTGCAGGCTATCGGGTGAGCGAGAAAGTTGGCGACGAAATGTCGTTAGGTGCAGTGAAGTTTTATCGGCGGGAGTGCTTCGAGCAGATTGGTGGATTTGTTCCTGAAGTGATGTGGGATGGAATTGACTGCCATCGTTGTCGTATGCTCGGCTGGCGCGCCTGCAGTTTGCCGAGCTTAGACTTGGAAGTGCAGCATATGAGGCCAATGGGCTCAAGTGACCGAGGTGTTTTGAGAGGACGTCGTCGTCATGGTGCTGGGCAGTATTTTATGGGCACAGGATTCGTCTATCTTTTTCTAAGCGCCATTTATCGGTTGAAGTGGCCGCCAGTGATCAGGGGCTCATTGGCAACTGTGAGGGGTTATTTGGGAGCCTCTGTTCGCAGAAAGCCTCGATACCCCGATGTTAGTTTTCGGAAGTTCTTGCGACGGTATCAGCGTCGATGTATTTGGCAGGGCAAGAGCCGCGCTACCGAAAGTATTGATCGGAGTCAGGTAGTTACTTGGAGTAGTGAAAAAAGAAGGACTTTATCTCAGCGGGATTTACTATCGTGA
- a CDS encoding WecB/TagA/CpsF family glycosyltransferase, whose protein sequence is MEVHRSEAQSLRGVALHGLWFDAITESEAVDYVLSAIQRGEGGWIITVNLDHLRRAANDPVYKVLAEQASLCVCDGVPLLWAARLQGTPLPGQVAGSNLVYSLAAASAGRCSIYLLGGDPGTADRASAILQERYPGLEVVGTECPPFGFEHDQKEVTAIRKRLEEAQPDIVYVALGSPKQEQLIQEIRSQLPKAWWIGIGISFSFITGDVARAPKWVQRCGLEWVHRLVQEPRRLFRRYIIHGLPFAVVLMAQSVLCWLKPGARALRRR, encoded by the coding sequence ATGGAGGTGCATCGTAGTGAAGCACAATCCCTGCGCGGCGTTGCTCTGCATGGACTATGGTTTGATGCCATCACTGAATCAGAAGCTGTGGACTACGTGTTGTCAGCGATTCAAAGAGGTGAGGGCGGTTGGATCATCACGGTTAATCTTGATCATCTAAGACGGGCAGCCAATGACCCCGTCTACAAAGTACTTGCTGAGCAGGCATCTCTTTGTGTGTGTGATGGTGTTCCATTGTTATGGGCAGCGCGGCTTCAGGGGACGCCACTTCCCGGTCAAGTGGCTGGTTCTAATCTGGTTTACTCTTTGGCGGCCGCTTCGGCAGGGCGATGTTCGATTTACTTGCTAGGCGGTGATCCTGGCACAGCTGATCGAGCTTCAGCGATATTACAGGAACGCTATCCGGGGCTCGAAGTTGTGGGCACGGAGTGTCCGCCGTTTGGTTTTGAGCATGATCAAAAGGAAGTTACGGCGATACGAAAGCGGCTTGAAGAAGCGCAGCCCGACATCGTCTATGTCGCTCTGGGTTCTCCGAAGCAAGAGCAACTTATCCAGGAAATTCGATCGCAACTGCCCAAAGCCTGGTGGATTGGCATTGGTATTAGTTTTAGCTTTATTACTGGTGATGTGGCTCGCGCACCAAAATGGGTACAAAGATGTGGCTTGGAGTGGGTCCATCGACTGGTGCAAGAACCTCGTCGGCTCTTTCGTCGCTACATTATTCATGGCCTTCCATTTGCGGTTGTACTCATGGCCCAGTCAGTGCTTTGTTGGCTTAAGCCAGGCGCTCGTGCATTGAGGCGACGTTGA